From the genome of Ctenopharyngodon idella isolate HZGC_01 chromosome 23, HZGC01, whole genome shotgun sequence, one region includes:
- the rdh12l gene encoding retinol dehydrogenase 12, like produces MQALRNMFRSWSSDARLDGKTVIITGANTGIGKETAIDLAKRGARIIMACRDTEKADAALKEVKDVSGNQDVVTRRLDLADSKSIREFAENINKEEKQVNILISNAGVMACPHGKTADGFEMQIGVNHLGHFLLTYLLLDLIKRSTPARIINISSMAHQWGTINLEDLNSEKNYDKQKAYTQSKLANVLFTRSLAKRLEGTGVTAYALHPGVVQTDLWRHLNKVQQAAMWLAKPFTKTSVQGAQTTIYCAVAPELETESGKYYSDCAPAKCSQAAMDDETAQRLWELSCKMLGITWE; encoded by the exons ATGCAAGCACTAAG aaatATGTTTCGTTCGTGGTCATCCGATGCCAGACTTGACGGTAAAACTGTTATAATTACTGGAGCTAACACTGGAATTGGCAAAGAGACAGCCATTGACCTGGCAAAGAGAG GAGCACGGATCATTATGGCTTGCAGAGATACAGAGAAAGCAGATGCAGCCCTGAAGGAAGTTAAGGATGTTTCAGGAAACCAGGATGTTGTCACCAGAAGGCTTGACCTGGCAGATTCCAAATCAATCAGAGAATTTGCAGAGAACATCAATAAAG AGGAGAAACAAGTCAACATCTTAATTAGTAACGCTGGTGTGATGGCTTGTCCTCACGGAAAGACTGCAGATGGTTTTGAAATGCAAATAGGGGTGAACCACTTGG GTCACTTCCTGTTGACTTACCTGTTATTGGATTTGATTAAAAGATCAACGCCAGCAAGAATCATTAATATCTCGTCCATGGCACACCAGTGGGGGACCATCAACTTAGAGGACCTCAACAGTGAGAAGAACTACGATAAACAGAAAGCCTACACCCAGAGCAAGCTGGCAAACGTTCTGTTCACGCGCTCGTTGGCCAAAAGACTTGAAG GTACTGGAGTAACAGCGTATGCTCTCCATCCTGGTGTGGTTCAGACTGATCTGTGGAGGCACTTGAATAAAGTTCAACAAGCCGCCATGTGGTTGGCAAAGCCCTTCACCAAAACATCTGTGCAGGGAGCTCAGACCACCATCTACTGTGCCGTGGCCCCTGAACTGGAGACAGAGAGCGGCAAATATTACAG TGACTGTGCACCTGCTAAATGCTCCCAGGCTGCCATGGATGATGAGACGGCCCAGCGCCTCTGGGAACTCAGCTGTAAGATGCTCGGCATCACATGGGAATGA
- the LOC127506222 gene encoding patched domain-containing protein 3-like, which yields MPVNMAGCTTDCVEKPISICFQKFGRFVGTYPWWFFISPLLISAVLGSGFYFLEDREANDIEDQFTPVNGPAKLERQFVQENFPQNDSVFSNQRLYTDGVYASFIAVSTSSNILTDAAFQEIVTLDRKVKELNVSMGHEVLTFEGLCARRYKKCIPNKILDIYKYYGKNLEKTELTFPFFRFGFAYIFLGYSVGGVDLNSSVIKSAKAVRLLYFLKEDNRTRTDLWLNEFLKVFPSNLSLNFIKVGHILFMYCLRTGNRGLVVTGL from the coding sequence ATGCCGGTGAACATGGCTGGATGCACCACAGACTGCGTGGAGAAGCCGATCTCCATCTGCTTCCAGAAGTTCGGCCGCTTTGTGGGAACTTACCCGTGGTGGTTCTTCATCTCTCCTCTGTTGATCTCTGCGGTGTTGGGGAGTGGGTTTTATTTCTTAGAAGATCGTGAGGCCAATGACATTGAGGATCAGTTCACACCTGTGAACGGTCCTGCCAAGCTGGAGAGGCAGTTTGTGCAGGAAAACTTCCCGCAGAACGACTCGGTGTTCTCCAACCAAAGACTCTACACGGATGGAGTTTACGCATCCTTCATAGCGGTGTCAACATCCTCCAACATCCTCACAGATGCTGCCTTTCAGGAGATAGTCACTTTAGACAGGAAGGTCAAGGAGCTGAATGTGTCCATGGGTCACGAGGTGCTCACTTTCGAGGGACTTTGCGCAAGACGATACAAGAAATGCATACCGAATAAGATACTggatatttacaaatattatgGGAAAAATTTAGAAAAGACCGAACTCACTTTCCCGTTCTTTCGTTTCGGATTCGCGTACATTTTCCTGGGCTATTCTGTTGGTGGAGTGGATTTAAACTCTTCTGTTATTAAAAGTGCAAAGGCAGTGCGACTGTTGTATTTCCTGAAGGAGGATAATCGTACCAGAACAGATTTATGGCTGAATGAATTCCTTAAGGTTTTTCCATCTAATTTATCATTAAACTTCATTAAGGTaggtcatattttatttatgtactgTTTGAGGACTGGTAATcgggggctagttgtcacaggCCTATAA